A portion of the Pararge aegeria chromosome 10, ilParAegt1.1, whole genome shotgun sequence genome contains these proteins:
- the LOC120627130 gene encoding uncharacterized protein LOC120627130 isoform X2 → MQNDDGDSSSLSIYKFRRKIDRPDLSINPTAIGRFSEVQSHNILIELDGQKRQRTYAILQEPRPDFHSNRLRYVLLIYTNSMWNLFILSTIFFAYFLETCLYTFNRPHERSIWFIVLVLFLNAVFTIDVAIVFGLKFFEKWRKTLNLVEPDTKRVILDAVLALPYSFVYFMKPQEYTPFSYHAVAPIMATIRVYKIIEYSYSKSSRAGTNQWTTFLAQYLILFLLAVHTWTCIWYLFAHKHFDIHEIRSSWSVATVKLPTETTFDWYFVGAYWSVLFFTTNSLGDIYPVTTYERIVAAIAILLGFLLTTVVFVGSLTSLFITITTRRAKYVRQLKKIQNHLSLIKMDPETTKRIIRYYEDLWYQKSGVFKPKLMKLLPAPLQMEIFYDLNAVPLYSSLIFRKLPEAFLRRLSVKMTHQFYLPGDIVYNHNQNKTIMICVTSGVLELLSDEDDESPMISFAKGTCFGEISLVYNIPARCTVKAATYVECQVLSKTDFIKLMITYPDIVAKIRKELQERIYRSHCRKQKQGNDNQLTLNIYASKDRKKSSIKCLKDKLRYIQGFSDIENFTKDDELDENCLDLYILSEHVKKRTTAFTCLTSNFPWILESDCYLVKYWQLYMLSIVFYVCLLYPYFIGFKREFPRGIFFYIEIVITISLVLNVFITIVTSVKTKKRYIRNFLSILNYRMYTLGFYMDVFAIIPFEYIVTIHTNASYLDNYRNHLFYLCKGTKLCLVWRLSSFFDELERKLLANTIIVKIVKYCVYIGFICYWSGVILYMESCFVSRCSKNSWFASALTWENQRSGVTSSKTKYHILTATYFATTTLLSVGYGDFTPGDQFDMEFVAFLSLYGVLLTGYCVSEFSAVVTHWSRTKTAFLEVIITMDRFMKENNMHSAIKSRIMSFYELQWQYNSGVELTGENWLERTVVPSELRKKVLHQARFRTLTSIRFFQVKNKAYIHTLTETARDIILPPGEIVYYGGTVTRDLYIIESGYCMVTSKEMRETKRERVIGPGNHLGLLVLLYGVPAVSTVITLTHCKLISISHFAYTSALNLFPDMREHDGLLLPEELKKIEQIAKSQNTDAYLKHYNLLTEKRNKKRITNMLQDFFNNSFINVLEDYRKRKEKYLKSYKQFHVFNNLSPYLLMPIAIKPDGVFIKIWAILRVCAAYLLSLLIPIVIATAPTCKLFNIAIVVLECFCYVDLYLMLHVAFYGHKNQLIYHPYLTARNYLRRTFVVDLLTCFPWYALWKLFVPKHNEGHTLDDHQANAHMYHCIIRMVNVLQIYKLYAAFWAESIGALKRAYLMSVVQFLLLTLFFLNLYTSILMTMTCRYVVAYDNDDFVTKLEKLSLAGPYMKTTYNLRGNMICKQGSWIDGSKIFTDNYLSPDKVYLLAYYWTAASFTGAGFGDITAQDTSHMLLSICINIHGVLFFGYVYARIASLKAMADQVVTTFQENLKHLELFLNREKVPYLLKKSVIDYWKYQWKRTGGWSHQKILGKLHANLNEDAVLYMYEKTLREIPLFEDVEYSFFRAFAKKLKERYFQKGYMVMRSNEVISNMYIIYRGKVDIISNINEVEACMGPGGIFGNIRGASKYLTMSNVMASRNTDLLCIEGSDFYSLLKSYPTVLRKVKYSVDTTTKDYVLPTVMSEKCSMEIETYPLTYEADEDDDEEIDPNIFLDSPDDKSVAESHGSRSITSGDYADYISAIWLLFKPHRWFRSSVVPDSTWLTFIDYLIMALSYMDFLILVYQMAFLSNAYFFYMCVVFDIIFLYKAFLDMHSGYMNRYGDYVLNPKKVRKMYFSKVYLRRRDFLVNLPISYLAFSMTLRPSVQHALFCYLRTPQLFRISYLFTYRQHRTINIGSANLFLKLTTIAIWASLLSHVNACLFFKLSCLTPVHCTSANWISKEELNLRGNYAEVS, encoded by the exons ATGC AGAATGATGACGGTGACAGTTCCAGTTTGAGTATTTACAAGTTTAGACGCAAAATAGATAGACCCGATTTATCAATTAACCCTACTGCTATAGGGCGCTTTTCGGAGGTACAATCCCATAACATATTGATTGAGTTGGACGGGCAAAAGCGCCAGAGAACTTATGCTATACTTCAAGAACCCCGACCCGACTTTCACAGCAACAGGCTACGTTACGTGCTCTTAATTTACACTAACTCTATGTGGAATCTGTTCATTCTATCAACCATTTTCTTTGCATACTTCTTAGAAACATGTCTCTATACGTTTAACAGACCACACGAAAGGTCTATCTGGTTCATCGTCCTAGTGCTATTTTTGAACGCTGTGTTCACCATAGATGTCGCCATTGTCTTCGGATTGAAGTTCTTCGAAAAGTGGCGAAAGACACTAAACTTAGTGGAACCGGACACAAAGCGTGTAATACTAGATGCTGTTCTGGCATTACCATATTCCTTTGTGTATTTCATGAAACCTCAAGAATACACACCATTTAGCTACCATGCTGTCGCCCCAATAATGGCCACTATACGTgtgtacaaaataattgaatactCCTACAGTAAATCTTCACGAGCTGGAACCAACCAGTGGACTACGTTCTTGGCACAGTACCTTATTCTGTTTTTATTGGCAGTGCATACTTGGACCTGTATATGGTACTTATTTGCGCACAAACACTTTGATATACATGAAATACGGTCATCCTGGTCTGTAGCTACTGTAAAACTTCCAACAGAAACAACGTTTGATTGGTACTTTGTTGGTGCTTATTGgtctgtattattttttacgaCAAACTCACTTGGAGATATTTATCCTGTAACTACATATGAAAGAATAGTAGCTGCGATCGCCATATTACTAGGATTTTTGCTAACGACTGTAGTGTTCGTTGGTTCTCTGACATCACTGTTTATTACCATAACGACTAGACGAGCAAAGTATGTAAGGcaattaaagaaaatacaaaatcatttgTCATTGATAAAAATGGATCCTGAAACGACAAAGCGTATTATAAG ATATTACGAGGATCTTTGGTATCAGAAATCTGGCGTGTTTAAACCCAAGCTCATGAAACTACTACCAGCTCCATTGCAAATGGAAATTTTTTACGACCTTAATGCGGTGCCTCTCTACAGTTCTTTGATATTCAGAAAACTTCCGGAAGCATTCCTTAGAAGACTATCTGTCAAAATGACTCACCAGTTTTATTTACCTGGCGACATTGTTTATAATCACAATCAAAACAAGACTATTATg ATTTGTGTCACAAGCGGCGTCTTAGAACTATTATCCGATGAGGATGACGAAAGCCCAATGATATCTTTTGCTAAAGGAACATGTTTCGGGGAAATTTCATTGGTGTATAACATACCAG CACGATGTACAGTCAAAGCAGCGACATACGTGGAATGTCAAGTTCTTAGTAAGACAGACTTCATTAAGTTGATGATAACTTATCCTGATATAGTTGCTAAGATTCGTAAAGAACTTCAAGAAAGAATATATCGAAGTCATTGCAGAAAACAAAAGCAGGGAAACGACAATCAGTTAACTTTGAATATTTATGCTTCCAAAGATAGAAAGAAGAGCAGCATTAAATGCTTAAAAGACAAACTACGTTATATTCAAG GTTTTAGTGATATCGAAAATTTCACAAAGGATGATGAACTTGATGAAAATTGTTTAGATCTATACATTTTATCGGAACACGTTAAAAAGCGTACTACTGCATTTACCTGCTTAACTTCAAATTTTCCTTGGATCTTGGAATCAGATTGCTACCTCGTTAAATATTGGCAACTATACATGCTCAGCATTGTGTTCTATGTGTGCCTTCTTTATCCTTATTTTATTGGTTTCAAAAGAGAATTCCCAAGAGGAATATTCTTCTATATAGAAATTGTCATTACAATTTCTTTAGTGTTAAATGTGTTCATAACCATTGTCACTTCTGTGAAGACTAAAAAGAGATACATAAGAAATTTTTTAAGCATATTAAATTATCGAATGTATACTTTGGGATTTTATATGGATGTCTTTGCTATTATTCCATTCGAATACATTGTTACAATACATACAAATGCATCGTACCTAGATAATTACAGAAATCATTTGTTTTATCTCTGTAAAGGCACTAAACTTTGCTTAGTGTGGAGATTATCAAGCTTTTTTGATGAGTTGGAAAGGAAATTGCTCGCGAATACTATAATAGTTAAG ATTGTCAAGTATTGTGTTTATATTGGATTCATCTGTTACTGGTCTGGCGTGATTTTATACATGGAATCATGTTTCGTGAGTAGATGTTCCAAAAATTCGTGGTTCGCTAGTGCTTTGACCTGGGAAAATCAAAGAAGCGGCGTGACATCAAGCAA AACAAAATATCATATTCTAACCGCGACCTATTTTGCTACTACTACATTACTTTCCGTTGGCTATGGTGATTTTACTCCTGGTGATCAATTTGATATGGAATTCGTAGCATTTCTTAGTTTATACGGAGTTTTGCTAACTGGATATTGTGTATCTGAGTTTTCTGCTGTTGTGACACATTGGTCTAG GACTAAGACAGCTTTTCTGGAAGTTATTATTACTATGGATAGATTcatgaaagaaaataatatgcACTCGGCGATAAAATCGAGAATCATGTCCTTTTACGAGCTGCAGTGGCAGTATAATTCG GGTGTTGAACTAACTGGCGAAAATTGGCTTGAGAGAACTGTAGTGCCTTCTGAGTTACGAAAAAAAGTGCTTCATCAGGCGCGATTCAGGACGCTTACTTCAATTAGGTTCTTTCAAGTGAAAAATAAAGCTTACATTCATACGCTAACAGAAA CTGCCAGGGATATAATCCTACCACCGGGAGAGATAGTATACTACGGCGGCACCGTTACACGAGATCTGTATATAATTGAGAGCGGTTATTGTATGGTGACATCTAAGGAGATGAGAGAAACTAAGAGGGAACGTGTCATTGGCCCCGGGAACCATCTGGGTTTATTGGTGTTGTTATATGGCGTGCCCGCTGTCAGCACTGTAATTACTCTGACACATTGCAAA CTGATAAGTATAAGTCATTTCGCGTACACATCAGCTTTGAATCTGTTCCCGGATATGAGAGAACATGATGGATTGCTCTTGCCAGAAGAACTAAAGAAAATAGAGCAAATAGCAAAATCTCAAAATACGGATGCCTATTTAAAGCATTACAACCTTCTGACGGAAAAACGTAATAAGAAACGGATAACGAATATGCTGCAGGACTTCTTTAAca attcCTTTATAAACGTTTTGGAGGATTATAGAAAAAGGAAGGAGAAATATTTGAAATCATACAAACAGTTCCATGTATTTAACAATTTATCTCCGTATCTGCTGATGCCGATAGCGATCAAGCCAGATGGcgtctttattaaaatatgggCTATCCTAAGAGTGTGTGCTGCTTATCTCCTGAGTTTGCTGATTCCA ATTGTTATTGCGACGGCTCCAACGTGCAAGCTTTTCAATATAGCAATTGTAGTTTTGGAATGTTTTTGCTACGTAGATTTATATCTGATGCTACACGTTGCCTTCTATGGCCACAAAAATCAACTTATCTATCACCCATACCTAACTGCGAGAAATTATTTAAGG AGGACGTTCGTGGTAGATCTTCTCACATGTTTCCCGTGGTACGCCTTGTGGAAACTATTTGTGCCAAAGCATAATGAAGGTCATACTCTAGATGACCATCAAGCTAACGCCCATATGTACCATTGTATCATCAGAATGGTTAACGTGTTGcaaatttataaactttatgcGGCATTTTGGGCAGAGTCGATCGGTGCTTTAAAAAGG GCATATTTGATGAGCGTCGTCCAATTCCTGCTATTAAcccttttctttttaaatctgTACACCTCAATATTAATGACAATGACGTGCAGATATGTAGTTGCATATGATAACGATGATTTTGTTACAAAGCTTGAAAAGTTGTCCTTAGCGGGACCGTACATGAAAACTACGTATAACTTGAGAGGAAATATGATTTGTAAACAAg GTTCTTGGATAGATGgtagtaaaatatttacagaCAACTATCTATCCCCAGACAAGGTTTATTTGCTGGCTTACTATTGGACAGCTGCGAGTTTCACTGGCGCAGGTTTTGGTGATATCACGGCCCAAGACACCTCCCACATGTTACTCTCAATTTGCATTAACATACACGGCGTTTTGTTTTTTGG CTACGTGTATGCACGTATAGCATCATTAAAAGCGATGGCTGATCAAGTGGTTACTACATTCCAAGAGAATTTGAAGCATTTAGAGCTATTTTTAAATCGAGAGAAGGTACCTTATCTGTTGAAAAAGTCTGTCATCGACTACTGGAAATATCAATGGAAAAGAACCGGGGGCTGGTCg CATCAAAAAATTTTGGGCAAACTACATGCCAATTTGAACGAAGACGCAGTTTTATACATGTACGAAAAAACATTAAGAGAAATACCGTTATTTGAAGATGTGGAGTATTCTTTCTTTAGAGCTTTCGCGAAAAAACTTAAGGAGAGATATTTCCAAAAAGGCTACATGGTGATGAGATCTAATGAGGTCATAAGTaacatgtacattatttatcgCGGTAAA GTGGATATAATCAGTAACATTAACGAAGTTGAAGCCTGTATGGGGCCGGGAGGAATTTTCGGAAATATTCGCGGTGCATCAAAATATTTAACCATGTCTAATGTAATGGCATCAAGGAACACAGATTTGTTGTGTATTGAAGGCTCGGATTTCTATTCATTATTAAAG AGTTACCCCACAGTGTTGAGGAAGGTAAAATATTCAGTGGATACTACAACGAAAGATTATGTTTTGCCAACGGTTATGTCCGAAAAATGTAGCATGGAA ATAGAAACATATCCCCTAACGTATGAAGCTGATGAGGACGATGATGAAGAAATAGACCCGAATATATTTCTAGAC agccCCGATGACAAAAGTGTTGCCGAATCTCACGGATCAAGGTCTATAACTTCTGGTGATTACGCGGACTATATTTCAGCGATTTGGCTGTTATTTAAACCACACag GTGGTTTCGTAGCAGTGTAGTTCCAGATTCTACTTGGCTCACATTTATTG ATTATTTAATTATGGCCCTCTCGTACATGGACTTCTTGATTCTTGTGTACCAAATGGCATTTCTGTCCAATGCTTACTTCTTCTATATGTGCGTTGTGTTCGATATCATCTTCTTGTATAAAGCGTTCCTAGACATGCACAGCGGCTATATGAACAGATACGGTGATTATGTGTTGAACCCGAAGAAAGTGCGGAAAAT gtACTTTTCTAAGGTTTACCTGCGTAGACGTGACTTTCTAGTCAACTTACCGATATCATACTTGGCATTTTCAATGACTTTACGTCCGTCGGTGCAGCACGCGTTATTCTGCTATTTGCGAACACCACAGCTGTTTAGGATATCATACTTGTTCACATATCGACAGCATAGGACGATAAATATCGGATCTGCGAACCTTTTCCTTAAATTGAC AACGATTGCGATATGGGCATCACTGCTATCACATGTAAACGCATGTCTATTTTTCAAACTGTCCTGTCTCACCCCAGTACATTGCACATCAGCTAATTGGATATCAAAAGAGGAGTTGAATTTACGAGGAAACTACGCCGAG gtcTCCTAA